A stretch of the Aegilops tauschii subsp. strangulata cultivar AL8/78 chromosome 4, Aet v6.0, whole genome shotgun sequence genome encodes the following:
- the LOC109751374 gene encoding protein Barley B recombinant, whose protein sequence is MDDDGSLSIRNWGFYETMKGNLGLQLMPSVAGGHRDTKPLLPNGTFLQHHNAPHHPPHSHHPRDYGNGEPSGGMPTEPPAIHMDFVRNEAWMHPSQHQHQHQHHHQNQHQQQHQHQHQHSREQKVLHAVPLGPPGHIGHPGHAVHHHPTDFGMMPDARGAHTLQMMQPQEPPVPEEEKIAPPLVEEHSVVGSKPLVKKRQQGRQPKLPKPKKPKKVATPGEDGAPKARAPRSRGPLKPVEMVINGIDFDISRIPTPVCSCTGAPQQCYRWGAGGWQSACCTTSISTYPLPMNTKRRGARIAGRKMSQGAFKKVLEKLAGEGYNLNNPIDLKTFWAKHGTNKFVTIR, encoded by the coding sequence ATGGACGACGACGGCAGCTTGAGCATTCGGAATTGGGGCTTCTATGAGACGATGAAAGGCAACCTCGGCCTGCAGCTGATGCCATCTGTGGCCGGCGGCCACCGGGACACAAAGCCGCTGCTCCCCAACGGCACCTTCTTGCAGCACCACAACGCCCCGCACCACCCGCCGCATTCACATCATCCCCGCGACTATGGTAACGGCGAACCCTCTGGTGGCATGCCCACCGAGCCGCCGGCTATTCACATGGACTTTGTGCGCAACGAGGCCTGGATGCACCCCTCGCAGCATCAGCATCagcaccagcaccaccaccagaaCCAACATCAACAGCAGCATCAGCATCAGCATCAACATTCCCGTGAGCAGAAGGTCCTTCATGCTGTTCCTCTTGGGCCTCCTGGACATATTGGACATCCTGGACATGCTGTGCATCACCACCCTACAGATTTTGGGATGATGCCAGATGCGCGTGGTGCGCACACTCTCCAGATGATGCAGCCACAGGAGCCTCCTGTGCCTGAGGAGGAAAAAATTGCCCCACCGTTGGTTGAAGAGCATTCTGTGGTCGGAAGCAAGCCTCTGGTAAAGAAGAGGCAGCAAGGTCGTCAGCCTAAGTTGCCGAAGCCGAAGAAACCTAAGAAGGTTGCTACTCCAGGCGAAGATGGGGCACCCAAGGCCCGTGCACCCCGAAGCAGGGGTCCTCTTAAGCCTGTGGAAATGGtaattaatggtattgatttTGACATTTCAAGGATACCAACACCTGTGTGCTCATGCACTGGAGCTCCCCAGCAATGCTACCGGTGGGGTGCAGGTGGCTGGCAGTCTGCATGCTGCACAACTTCTATTTCGACATATCCGCTGCCAATGAACACAAAGCGCCGGGGCGCACGTATTGCTGGAAGGAAGATGAGCCAAGGTGCATTCAAAAAGGTTCTTGAGAAGCTAGCTGGTGAAGGGTACAACCTTAATAATCCAATTGACTTGAAGACCTTCTGGGCCAAACATGGCACAAACAAGTTTGTAACAATCAGGTAA